One genomic region from Streptomyces sp. NBC_01431 encodes:
- a CDS encoding glycosyltransferase family 2 protein, whose protein sequence is MKVGAVVITMGNRPAELRALLDSVAKQDGDRIEVVVVGNGAPVPDVPEGVRTVELPENLGIPGGRNVGIEAFGPSGARMDVLLFLDDDGLLANPDTAELCRQAFAADPELGIISFRIADPDTGITQRRHVPRLRAADPMRSSRVTTFLGGANAVRTKVFAEVGGLPDEFFYAHEETDLAWRALDAGWMIDYRADMVLHHPTTAPSRHAVYHRMVARNRVWLARRNLPAPLVPVYLGVWLLLTLARKPSGPALKAWFGGFKEGWTTPCGPRRPMKWRTVFRLTRLGRPPVI, encoded by the coding sequence ATGAAGGTCGGCGCGGTCGTCATCACCATGGGCAACCGCCCCGCCGAGCTGCGGGCCCTGCTCGACTCCGTCGCCAAGCAGGACGGCGACCGGATCGAGGTCGTCGTGGTCGGCAACGGAGCCCCCGTGCCGGACGTCCCCGAGGGCGTACGCACCGTGGAGCTGCCGGAGAACCTGGGCATTCCGGGCGGCCGCAACGTCGGCATCGAGGCGTTCGGACCGTCGGGCGCGCGGATGGACGTGCTGCTCTTCCTCGACGACGACGGGCTGCTCGCGAACCCGGACACCGCCGAGCTGTGCCGGCAGGCCTTCGCCGCCGACCCGGAGCTGGGCATCATCAGCTTCCGCATCGCCGACCCCGACACCGGGATCACCCAGCGCCGCCACGTCCCGAGGCTGCGCGCCGCCGACCCGATGCGCTCCTCGCGCGTGACGACGTTCCTCGGCGGCGCCAATGCCGTGCGCACCAAGGTGTTCGCGGAGGTCGGCGGGCTGCCGGACGAGTTCTTCTACGCTCACGAGGAGACCGACCTCGCCTGGCGGGCGCTCGACGCCGGCTGGATGATCGACTACCGCGCGGACATGGTCCTGCACCACCCGACGACCGCCCCGTCCCGGCACGCGGTCTACCACCGGATGGTGGCCCGCAACCGGGTCTGGCTGGCCCGGCGCAACCTGCCCGCGCCGCTGGTCCCCGTCTACCTCGGGGTCTGGCTGCTGCTCACCCTCGCCCGCAAGCCGTCCGGCCCCGCGCTGAAGGCGTGGTTCGGCGGCTTCAAGGAGGGCTGGACGACGCCCTGCGGACCACGGCGCCCCATGAAGTGGCGTACGGTCTTCAGACTCACCCGGCTGGGCCGTCCTCCCGTCATCTGA
- the hpnC gene encoding squalene synthase HpnC: MRTGSSSRTTLDKATEENFPVAPFFLPRAWRDDLMAVYGYARLVDDIGDGDLAPGGADARHLGVDPAEADDRLLLLDAFEADLRRVFDGTPHHPLLKALQPTVRRRSLTPEPFLGLIAANRQDQQVGRYGTYEELVAYCELSANPVGRLVLAITGTASAERVRRSDAVCTALQIVEHLQDVKEDLGRDRIYLPAEDMARFHVTEADLAAPRGSASVRALVAFEAERAGSLLNEGTPLVGSVHGRLKLLLAGFVAGGRAALDAVAAAGHDVLPGPPKPTKARLMREVGAVLRRARREG, translated from the coding sequence GTGCGCACCGGATCCTCCTCGCGCACCACGCTCGACAAGGCCACGGAAGAGAACTTCCCAGTGGCCCCCTTCTTTCTGCCGCGCGCCTGGCGAGACGACCTGATGGCCGTCTACGGCTATGCCCGTCTCGTCGACGACATCGGTGACGGCGACCTCGCCCCCGGCGGCGCCGACGCCCGCCACCTCGGTGTCGACCCCGCCGAGGCGGACGACCGCCTCCTGCTGCTCGACGCCTTCGAGGCGGATCTGCGCCGCGTCTTCGACGGGACCCCGCACCACCCGTTGCTCAAGGCCCTCCAGCCCACCGTGCGCCGCCGCTCGCTGACCCCCGAGCCGTTCCTCGGGCTGATCGCGGCCAACCGGCAGGACCAGCAGGTCGGGCGGTACGGGACGTACGAGGAACTCGTCGCCTACTGCGAGCTCTCCGCCAACCCCGTGGGGCGCCTGGTGCTGGCCATCACCGGCACCGCGAGCGCCGAGCGCGTGCGCCGCTCCGACGCGGTGTGCACGGCGCTGCAGATCGTGGAGCACCTCCAGGACGTGAAGGAGGACCTCGGCCGGGACCGGATCTATCTGCCCGCCGAGGACATGGCGCGCTTCCACGTCACCGAGGCCGATCTGGCGGCTCCCCGAGGGAGCGCCTCGGTGCGTGCCCTGGTCGCGTTCGAGGCGGAACGCGCCGGGTCGTTGCTGAATGAAGGCACCCCCCTGGTGGGTAGCGTCCACGGCAGACTCAAGCTGCTACTGGCCGGATTCGTGGCCGGAGGACGCGCCGCGCTCGACGCGGTCGCTGCCGCCGGCCACGACGTACTCCCGGGGCCGCCCAAGCCCACCAAGGCAAGGCTGATGCGCGAGGTGGGAGCCGTCTTGCGAAGAGCGCGTAGAGAGGGGTGA
- a CDS encoding ABC transporter ATP-binding protein, protein MAVAEDIKERADVVDARIPTVICDDVHIVYTVNGGGGGKGSATAALSRIVKRDKTGGASRGMRRVHAVKGVSFTAYRGEAIGLIGSNGSGKSTLLRAIAGLLPPESGRVYTDGQPSLLGVNAALMNDLTGERNVILGGLAMGMSREEVKERYEEIVDFSGINDKGDFISLPMRTYSSGMAARLRFSIAAAKDHDVLMIDEALATGDRQFQIRSEERIRELRKHAGTVFLVSHSIGSIRDTCDRVLWLERGELLMDGPTDEVVKAYQKESGR, encoded by the coding sequence ATGGCCGTGGCTGAGGACATCAAGGAGCGCGCCGACGTGGTCGACGCGCGCATCCCCACCGTCATCTGTGACGACGTGCACATCGTGTACACCGTCAACGGAGGCGGTGGCGGAAAGGGCAGCGCCACCGCGGCCCTAAGCCGCATAGTCAAACGGGACAAGACCGGCGGCGCCTCCCGGGGCATGCGCCGGGTGCACGCGGTCAAGGGCGTCTCGTTCACCGCGTACCGCGGCGAGGCGATCGGCCTGATCGGCTCCAACGGCTCGGGCAAGTCGACCCTGCTGCGGGCCATCGCCGGACTGCTGCCGCCGGAGAGCGGCCGGGTCTACACCGACGGCCAGCCCTCGCTGCTCGGCGTGAACGCGGCGCTGATGAACGACCTGACCGGCGAGCGCAATGTCATTCTCGGCGGCCTGGCCATGGGCATGTCCCGCGAGGAGGTCAAGGAGCGCTACGAGGAGATCGTGGACTTCTCCGGCATCAACGACAAGGGAGACTTCATCTCCCTGCCGATGCGGACCTACTCCTCCGGTATGGCGGCCCGGCTGCGGTTCTCCATCGCCGCGGCCAAGGACCACGACGTCCTCATGATCGACGAGGCGCTGGCCACCGGTGACCGGCAGTTCCAGATCCGCTCCGAGGAGCGCATCCGGGAACTGCGCAAGCACGCCGGAACCGTCTTCCTGGTGAGCCACAGCATCGGCTCCATCCGGGACACCTGCGACCGCGTGCTCTGGCTGGAGCGCGGTGAGCTCCTCATGGACGGTCCGACCGACGAGGTCGTCAAGGCGTACCAGAAGGAATCCGGCCGCTGA
- a CDS encoding iron-containing alcohol dehydrogenase family protein, which yields MPVLTRLIPSPVVVDIRRGALDDLAVVLADQRISANGNLAIAISGGSGLKLREQFGPLLPGAEWYPVDGGTIDAAVKLADAMRGKRYDAVVALGGGKIIDVTKYAAARVGLPMVAVATNLSHDGICSPISTLDNDNGRGSYGVPTPLAILIDLDVIRDAPARFVRSGIGDAISNLSAIADWELSHRETGEPVDGLAAAMARSAGEAVLRHPGTVGDDDFLVTLSEGLVMSGIAMSISGDSRPSSGACHEISHAFDLLFPTRAASHGEQCGLGAAFAMHLRGAPEQSALMAEVLRRHALPVLASEIGFTDAEFVQAVEFAPQTRPGRYTILEHLDLSTDQIRDAYADYAKTIRS from the coding sequence GTGCCAGTACTGACGCGGCTGATCCCCTCGCCGGTTGTCGTCGACATCCGGCGGGGGGCGCTGGACGACCTGGCGGTCGTCCTCGCCGACCAGCGCATCTCGGCCAACGGGAACCTGGCGATCGCGATCAGCGGTGGCTCCGGCCTGAAGCTGCGTGAGCAGTTCGGCCCGCTGCTGCCCGGCGCCGAGTGGTACCCCGTCGACGGCGGCACCATCGACGCGGCGGTCAAGCTCGCCGACGCGATGCGCGGCAAGCGCTACGACGCGGTCGTGGCGCTCGGCGGCGGGAAGATCATCGACGTCACGAAGTACGCGGCGGCCCGGGTCGGTCTTCCGATGGTCGCGGTCGCGACGAACCTCTCGCACGACGGCATCTGCTCGCCGATCTCCACGCTCGACAACGACAACGGGCGCGGCTCCTACGGCGTGCCCACCCCGCTGGCCATCCTGATCGACTTGGACGTCATCCGGGACGCGCCCGCGCGCTTCGTGCGCTCGGGCATCGGCGACGCGATCTCCAACCTGTCGGCGATCGCGGACTGGGAGCTCTCGCACCGGGAGACCGGGGAGCCCGTCGACGGCCTGGCCGCCGCCATGGCGCGCAGCGCCGGCGAGGCGGTCCTGCGCCACCCCGGCACCGTCGGCGACGACGACTTCCTGGTCACCCTCTCCGAGGGCCTGGTCATGTCCGGCATCGCCATGTCGATCAGCGGCGACAGCCGGCCCTCGTCCGGCGCCTGCCACGAGATCAGCCACGCCTTCGACCTGCTCTTCCCGACCCGGGCCGCCAGCCACGGCGAGCAGTGCGGCCTCGGCGCGGCCTTCGCGATGCACCTGCGCGGCGCGCCCGAGCAGTCCGCGCTGATGGCCGAGGTGCTGCGCAGGCACGCGCTGCCGGTCCTGGCGAGTGAAATCGGCTTCACGGACGCCGAGTTCGTCCAGGCCGTCGAGTTCGCACCGCAGACCCGCCCCGGCCGCTACACCATCCTCGAGCACCTCGACCTGTCCACCGACCAGATCAGGGACGCGTACGCCGACTATGCCAAGACCATCCGTAGCTGA
- a CDS encoding CDP-alcohol phosphatidyltransferase family protein produces MPRPSVAELRPVVHPAGVKDRVSGEHWGGRLYMREISLRITRLLVTTKVTPNQLTYVMTLSGVLAAPALLVPGIWGAVLGVVAVQGYLLLDCVDGEVARWKRQFSLSGVYLDRVGAYLCDAAVLVGFGLRAADLWGGGRIDWLWAFLGTLAALGAILIKAETDLVGVARHQAGLPQVKDAAAEPRSSGMALARRAAAALKFHRLVLGIEASLLILVLAVVDQVRGDLYFSRLGVAVLAGIALLQTLLHLVSVLASSRLK; encoded by the coding sequence ATGCCAAGACCATCCGTAGCTGAGCTCCGCCCGGTCGTGCACCCGGCGGGTGTGAAGGACCGGGTCAGCGGAGAACACTGGGGCGGCCGCCTGTACATGCGCGAGATCTCGCTGCGCATCACCCGCCTCCTGGTCACCACCAAGGTCACGCCGAACCAGCTGACCTACGTGATGACCCTCAGCGGTGTGCTCGCCGCCCCGGCCCTGCTCGTCCCGGGCATCTGGGGCGCGGTCCTCGGCGTCGTGGCCGTACAGGGCTATCTGCTGCTCGACTGCGTCGACGGTGAAGTCGCCCGCTGGAAGAGGCAGTTCTCGCTGTCCGGCGTGTACCTGGACCGCGTCGGCGCCTACCTGTGCGACGCGGCGGTACTCGTCGGCTTCGGTCTGCGCGCCGCGGACCTGTGGGGCGGCGGCCGGATCGACTGGCTGTGGGCCTTCCTCGGTACGCTCGCCGCGCTCGGCGCCATCCTGATCAAGGCCGAGACCGACCTGGTCGGCGTCGCCCGCCACCAGGCCGGGCTGCCCCAGGTCAAGGACGCGGCCGCCGAGCCGCGCTCCTCCGGCATGGCGCTGGCCCGCAGGGCCGCCGCCGCGCTGAAGTTCCACCGGCTGGTCCTCGGCATCGAGGCGTCCCTGCTGATCCTGGTCCTCGCGGTCGTGGACCAGGTCCGGGGCGACCTGTACTTCTCGCGCCTGGGCGTCGCAGTGCTCGCGGGCATCGCGCTCCTTCAGACGCTGCTGCACCTCGTGTCCGTGCTCGCTTCGAGCAGGCTGAAGTGA
- a CDS encoding ABC transporter permease: MSDTTLSPADLAAKHGLSVSGARPQLTAYIKQLWGRRHFILSFSSAKLTAQYSEAKLGQIWQVATPLLNALVYYFIFGVLMNAKRGIASDAYIPFLVTGVFLFTFTQNSLMAGVRAISGNLGLVRALHFPRASLPVSFALQQLQQLLFSMIVLMIVVVSSGFMPGMTWLLIIPVLAFQFVFNTGLALTFARLGAKTPDLAQLMPFIMRTWMYSSGVMFSLGTVLRGKPHWLKVILQCNPAAVYMDLARYALMDGYGSHTLPPHVWALAVGWAVVVGGLGFVYFWKAEERYGRG; encoded by the coding sequence GTGAGTGACACAACCCTGTCCCCGGCGGACCTCGCCGCCAAACACGGGCTGTCGGTGAGCGGGGCCCGGCCCCAGCTCACCGCCTACATCAAGCAGCTGTGGGGTCGGCGCCACTTCATCCTGTCGTTCTCGTCGGCCAAGCTGACCGCCCAGTACAGCGAGGCGAAGCTCGGCCAGATCTGGCAGGTGGCGACGCCCCTGCTGAACGCGCTGGTCTACTACTTCATCTTCGGCGTTCTCATGAACGCGAAGCGGGGCATCGCCTCGGACGCGTACATCCCGTTCCTGGTGACCGGCGTGTTCCTGTTCACGTTCACGCAGAACTCGCTGATGGCGGGCGTACGCGCGATCTCGGGCAACCTGGGCCTGGTGCGGGCCCTGCATTTCCCGCGCGCCTCGCTGCCGGTCTCCTTCGCACTCCAGCAGCTCCAGCAGCTGCTGTTCTCCATGATCGTCCTGATGATCGTGGTGGTCTCGTCCGGCTTCATGCCGGGCATGACCTGGCTCCTGATCATCCCGGTGCTCGCGTTCCAGTTCGTCTTCAACACCGGGCTGGCGCTGACCTTCGCGCGCCTCGGTGCCAAGACGCCGGACCTCGCGCAGCTCATGCCGTTCATCATGCGTACGTGGATGTACTCGTCCGGCGTGATGTTCAGCCTCGGCACCGTGCTCAGGGGCAAGCCGCACTGGCTGAAGGTCATCCTTCAGTGCAACCCCGCCGCGGTCTACATGGACCTGGCGCGCTACGCCCTGATGGACGGCTACGGCAGCCACACGCTGCCCCCGCACGTGTGGGCCCTCGCGGTCGGCTGGGCGGTCGTCGTCGGGGGACTGGGCTTCGTGTACTTCTGGAAGGCTGAGGAGCGGTATGGCCGTGGCTGA
- the hpnD gene encoding presqualene diphosphate synthase HpnD — protein MSRTVEAQAPVSAPVQAAYSYCEAVTGQQARNFAYGIRLLPADKRQAMSALYAFSRRVDDIGDGTLPVDAKKSRLEETRALLGRVRDGEVDEDDTDPVAVALADTARRFPVPLGGLDELIDGVLMDVHGESYETWDDLKVYCRCVAGAIGRLSLGVFGTQQGAPGTERAAEYADTLGLALQLTNILRDVREDAGNGRTYLPADDLAKFGCSAGFHSPVPPAGSDFAGLVHFEVRRARALFAEGYRLLPMLDRRSGACVAAMAGIYRRLLDRIERDPEAVLRGRVSLPGREKAYVAVRGLSGLDTRYVSRQTARRRA, from the coding sequence GTGAGCCGGACCGTGGAGGCACAGGCACCCGTGTCCGCACCGGTACAGGCCGCATACAGCTACTGCGAGGCCGTGACCGGGCAGCAGGCGCGCAATTTCGCCTACGGCATCAGGCTGCTGCCGGCGGACAAGCGGCAGGCGATGTCGGCGCTGTACGCGTTCTCGCGCCGCGTCGACGACATCGGCGACGGCACGCTGCCGGTGGACGCCAAGAAGTCCCGCCTGGAGGAGACCCGGGCGCTGCTCGGGCGCGTCCGGGACGGCGAGGTCGACGAGGACGACACCGACCCGGTGGCGGTGGCGCTCGCGGACACCGCGCGCCGCTTCCCCGTCCCGCTCGGCGGGCTCGACGAGCTCATCGACGGCGTCCTGATGGACGTGCACGGCGAGAGCTACGAGACGTGGGACGACCTGAAGGTCTACTGCCGGTGTGTCGCGGGCGCCATCGGCCGGCTCTCCCTGGGCGTTTTCGGTACGCAGCAGGGCGCACCGGGCACCGAGCGCGCCGCCGAGTACGCCGACACGCTGGGGCTCGCACTCCAACTCACCAACATCCTCCGGGACGTCCGCGAGGACGCCGGCAACGGGCGGACCTATCTGCCCGCCGACGACCTCGCCAAGTTCGGCTGCTCGGCGGGCTTCCACAGCCCGGTGCCGCCGGCCGGTTCCGACTTCGCCGGCCTCGTCCACTTCGAAGTGCGGCGCGCCAGAGCCCTGTTCGCCGAGGGCTACCGGCTGCTGCCGATGCTGGACCGGCGCAGCGGCGCCTGCGTGGCGGCCATGGCCGGAATCTACCGGCGTCTGTTGGACCGGATCGAACGCGACCCGGAGGCGGTTTTGCGCGGGCGGGTCTCGCTGCCCGGACGGGAGAAGGCGTACGTCGCGGTACGCGGACTGTCCGGCCTCGACACCCGGTACGTGTCCCGGCAGACCGCCAGGAGGCGCGCCTGA
- the hpnE gene encoding hydroxysqualene dehydroxylase HpnE → MSGTRPGRAVVVGGGLAGITSALELADAGLSVTLIEGRPRLGGLAFSFRRGDLTVDNGQHVYLRCCTAYRWFLDRVGGAELAPVQARLDVPVLDVAHPRGPRLGRLRRAALPVPLHLARSLATYPHLSLAERASVGRAALALKRLDPADPALDGVDFATWLGRHGQSARTIEALWDLVGVATLNATAPHASLGLAAMVFKTGLLSEPGAADIGWARVPLGELHDTLARKALDSAGVRTETRTKAESISRTQDGSWQVQVAGETLDAEVVVLAVPQKETYDLLPDGALDDPGKLLDIGTAPILNVHVVYDRKVLKQPFFAALGTPVQWVFDRTDSSGLMGGGQYLAISQSAADDEIDLPVAELRARYLPELEKLLPAARGAEILDFFVTRERTATFAPTPGVGRLRPSARTRADGLYLAGAWTATGWPATMEGAVRSGFSAAGAALGALGRPHVHPLQEAA, encoded by the coding sequence ATGAGCGGGACGCGGCCCGGACGCGCGGTGGTGGTCGGCGGCGGTCTCGCCGGCATCACCTCGGCGCTCGAACTGGCCGACGCGGGGCTGAGCGTGACCCTCATCGAGGGCCGCCCCCGCCTCGGCGGTCTCGCCTTCTCCTTCCGGCGCGGCGACCTCACCGTCGACAACGGCCAGCACGTCTACCTGCGGTGCTGCACCGCCTACCGCTGGTTCCTCGACCGGGTGGGCGGAGCCGAACTCGCCCCGGTCCAGGCCCGGTTGGACGTCCCCGTCCTCGACGTGGCGCACCCCAGGGGGCCGCGGCTCGGCCGGCTGCGCCGCGCCGCGCTGCCCGTGCCGCTGCATCTGGCCAGGAGCCTGGCGACCTACCCGCACCTCTCGCTCGCCGAGCGGGCCTCCGTCGGGCGCGCCGCGCTCGCGCTCAAGCGGCTCGACCCGGCCGACCCGGCGCTCGACGGCGTGGACTTCGCGACCTGGCTGGGCCGGCACGGGCAGTCGGCGCGCACCATCGAGGCGCTGTGGGATTTGGTGGGCGTGGCGACCCTGAACGCCACCGCGCCGCACGCCTCGCTCGGGCTCGCCGCCATGGTCTTCAAGACCGGGCTGCTCTCCGAGCCGGGCGCCGCCGACATCGGCTGGGCCCGCGTGCCGCTCGGTGAACTCCACGACACGCTGGCCCGCAAGGCCCTCGACTCGGCCGGCGTACGCACCGAGACGCGAACCAAGGCCGAGTCCATCTCCCGTACGCAGGACGGAAGTTGGCAGGTCCAGGTGGCCGGCGAGACGCTGGACGCCGAGGTCGTCGTGCTCGCCGTCCCGCAGAAGGAGACGTACGACCTGCTGCCCGACGGCGCGCTCGACGATCCGGGCAAGCTGCTCGACATCGGCACCGCGCCGATCCTCAACGTCCACGTGGTCTACGACCGCAAGGTCCTCAAGCAGCCCTTCTTCGCCGCGCTCGGCACTCCGGTGCAGTGGGTCTTCGACCGGACCGACTCCTCGGGGCTCATGGGCGGGGGGCAGTATCTGGCCATCTCCCAGTCGGCCGCCGATGACGAGATCGACCTGCCGGTGGCCGAGTTGCGCGCGCGGTACCTGCCCGAGCTGGAAAAGCTGTTGCCCGCCGCGCGCGGCGCGGAGATCCTCGACTTCTTCGTCACCCGGGAGCGGACAGCGACGTTCGCCCCCACCCCCGGCGTCGGACGGCTGCGGCCGTCGGCGCGGACCCGTGCGGACGGCCTGTACCTGGCCGGCGCGTGGACCGCGACCGGCTGGCCCGCGACCATGGAGGGCGCCGTGCGCAGCGGATTCAGCGCCGCCGGTGCCGCCCTCGGCGCCCTGGGCCGCCCCCATGTTCATCCGCTTCAGGAGGCGGCATGA